AAATTCAGAACAAGGAAATCCAAATCACTCAACTGGCCGACCGGCTTTCCGTGAGTCTGGTTGACAAAATTTTGTTTCCCTCCGGCGAAGCCGAGATCACCCCGGCGGGTTTGAAAGTCTTGGAGCGCGTCGGCAACATTATCAAAAACGTTCAGGACAAAATCATCCGCGTCGAAGGCCACACCGACAACGTGCCGATTCATCCGCGTTTGCAAAAACAATTTCCCACCAACTGGGAGCTGTCAACCGCGCGTGCCACCAACGTCGTGCGTTTTCTGCAAGACAAAGTCGGCATGGACCCCGCCCGCCTTCACGCTGTCGGACTCTCCGAGTTTCATCCGATTGCAACCAATGAAACCGCCAGCGGCCGAAGCCAAAACCGCCGCATCGAAATTGCCTTGCTGCCGATGGCGACGGTGCCGGCTCCTTCGAAATAGAAAATAGGTCGCGGACGCCGGCAGAAAGCCTGTGTTCCTCCTCATCAATCCGGAGACGAATCATGAAAAAAATTGCAGTGTTTTTGATTGTGCTGTTCGCGTTGTTTT
This genomic stretch from candidate division KSB1 bacterium harbors:
- a CDS encoding OmpA family protein → MKAITIVLAILTLILAALAGYFFNVSRLAREELTALKNEKTELAARMQSLETRAADLAKQLEESIAKTSKEKEEEIQRLNSAHEQLVRELQAEIQNKEIQITQLADRLSVSLVDKILFPSGEAEITPAGLKVLERVGNIIKNVQDKIIRVEGHTDNVPIHPRLQKQFPTNWELSTARATNVVRFLQDKVGMDPARLHAVGLSEFHPIATNETASGRSQNRRIEIALLPMATVPAPSK